The proteins below are encoded in one region of Ostrea edulis chromosome 3, xbOstEdul1.1, whole genome shotgun sequence:
- the LOC130052854 gene encoding uncharacterized protein LOC130052854 has product MRSKCHETVLCSICKGYDHPSALHKDYGISLVAKKTHEGEKLPVVSSSCTQICGKPFNTSKSCAKIVKAIVYPQQKRDLARYIYCIIDDQSSNTLTTSKLFDCFHEYGPDHLYTLKSCSGESINSGRKACGYMIQSCDQSQMFRLPDIIECDKIPQNRNEIPSPEVVASYPHLSDIMEYIPTIDDDVSIALLIGCDLIDTHIVLDQRVGTPLAQRLPLGWLLIGNSWLGTVHKQTVVTVNKTSILANGRPTYLEPCDSSFHVKDDPVFKQTAYDECEGLSSEDQAFLDIMHSGFQMSESGKWTAPLPFRTCRPILHNNGEAAMKRAILFKSSLTHNPTKATHVCEFMQKILDRQHAKPVPETTRITEKWYLPLFSVYHPKKPNSVRVVFDSSAKYHGYSLNDVLLKGPPLYNSLLGILLRFRKEAVAVTADVEQMFHNFLVTTEHRYFLRFLWHEDNDNSKPLIDYHMNVHVFGNSPSPAVATYGLRKTVEKAETVVQDFIYRNFYVDDGLISCRTFEEAVDLLVRTQRTLHDNGKLRLHKFSSNNREVLDSFPQSELAKDLCNLDLCNDTLQMQRSLGLFWDIETDRFTFCTCKDKKAFTRRGILSVINGLYDPLGFAVPVVLKGTLLMKEILSSTNSLDWDDPVTEFLKNPWDVWVQSLAELEQVCIPRQYSDHS; this is encoded by the coding sequence ATGAGGTCAAAGTGTCATGAGACTGTCCTATGTTCCATTTGTAAGGGCTATGATCACCCATCAGCCTTGCACAAAGACTATGGCATTTCCTTAGTGGCCAAGAAAACTCATGAGGGGGAGAAGCTCCCAGTTGTTAGTTCTAGCTGCACTCAGATATGTGGGAAGCCATTCAACACCAGCAAGTCTTGTGCGAAGATTGTGAAAGCCATCGTGTACCCACAGCAGAAACGCGACCTTGCTAGATATATCTACTGCATCATTGATGATCAAAGCAGCAACACTCTCACCACCTCTAAATTATTTGATTGTTTCCATGAATATGGTCCAGACCACCTGTATACACTGAAATCATGTTCCGGTGAATCTATTAACAGTGGACGTAAAGCTTGTGGATATATGATACAGtcctgtgatcaatctcaaatgTTTAGATTACCAGATATCATAGAGTGCGATAAAATTCCGCAGAATCGGAATGAGATACCATCTCCAGAGGTTGTAGCTAGCTACCCTCATCTCAGTGATATTATGGAATACATACCTACCATTGATGATGACGTTTCTATTGCACTACTGATTGGTTGTGACCTTATTGACACTCATATAGTGCTTGACCAACGTGTTGGCACCCCACTAGCTCAGAGACTACCCCTCGGATGGCTCCTGATTGGTAACTCATGGCTCGGAACAGTTCACAAACAGACAGTCGTCACTGTCAATAAGACCTCCATTCTAGCAAATGGTAGGCCAACCTATCTGGAGCCCTGTGACAGTTCCTTTCATGTGAAAGATGACCCTGTGTTTAAGCAAACAGCATACGACGAATGTGAAGGGCTGTCTTCGGAAGACCAGGCTTTCTTGGATATCATGCACTCAGGATTCCAAATGTCTGAGAGTGGTAAGTGGACAGCTCCGTTACCATTTCGGACCTGTAGACCCATTCTACACAACAACGGAGAAGCTGCAATGAAACGAGCTATTTTATTCAAGAGCAGTCTTACGCACAACCCGACCAAGGCAACACATGTGTGTGAGTTTATGCAGAAGATACTAGATAGACAACATGCTAAACCTGTTCCCGAAACAACCAGAATCACAGAGAAATGGTACTTGCCGTTATTTAGTGTCTATCATCCCAAAAAGCCCAACAGTGTGAGGGTGGTCTTCGATTCTTCTGCTAAGTATCATGGCTATTCCCTGAATGACGTTCTACTGAAAGGACCTCCCCTCTACAACAGTCTTCTAGGAATCCTGCTTCGATTCCGGAAGGAAGCAGTTGCTGTCACTGCTGACGTTGAGCAAATGTTCCATAACTTCCTTGTTACAACAGAACACAGATATTTTCTTAGATTCCTCTGGCACGAGGACAATGACAATTCTAAACCTTTAATAGACTATCATATGAATGTTCACGTTTTTGGGAACAGCCCATCCCCAGCTGTAGCCACCTACGGGCTACGCAAGACAGTCGAGAAAGCAGAGACAGTAGTCCAGGACTTTATTTACAGGAATTTCTATGTTGATGATGGTTTGATTTCCTGCCGCACATTTGAAGAAGCTGTTGATCTGCTTGTTCGGACACAACGCACCTTGCATGATAATGGGAAACTTAGGTTGCACAAGTTTTCATCCAATAACAGAGAGGTGTTGGACTCATTCCCACAAAGTGAGCTAGCCAAGGATCTCTGCAACCTTGATCTTTGTAACGACACATTACAAATGCAGAGAAGTTTAGGACTCTTTTGGGACATTGAAACTGATCGATTCACGTTTTGTACATGCAAAGACAAGAAGGCATTCACCAGACGTGGAATATTGTCTGTGATAAATGGACTTTACGACCCATTGGGCTTCGCAGTCCCAGTCGTTCTGAAAGGCACACTTCTGATGAAAGAAATCCTGTCCAGTACAAACTCCCTAGATTGGGATGACCCAGTTACTGAGTTCCTTAAAAACCCCTGGGATGTGTGGGTACAATCCCTAGCTGAACTAGAACAAGTGTGTATTCCTAGGCAGTACTCAGATCACTCATAA